One Actinopolymorpha sp. NPDC004070 DNA segment encodes these proteins:
- a CDS encoding polysaccharide biosynthesis protein: protein MLGVSPAHILGRSAEPVYGEEAARLVTGRRVLVTGAGGSIGSELVRQLSRLGVGELFFVDNDEYALYSLQRELSGNALLNDSHFVLADVADEAKLNRVLARARPSIVYHAAARKHLPLLENSPEAAVRTNVLGTAVVLQACIAHGVERFINISTDKAARPTSVLGMSKRLAEMVVAGSAGSAAGATTVASVRFGNVLGSRGSFVETLRWQLDAGRPVTLTHPAASRYFMTIPEAAGLVIEASVLAQAGETYVLDMGEPVRILDLIRRFAALSGAPEPEIVVTGLRPGEKLHEELFDPSEAQRPTAHPRIREVDVAETGAASWAAIRSLCSRAATAHPDEVRRAMAELLAGADLAALAS, encoded by the coding sequence ATGTTGGGAGTTTCGCCCGCCCACATCCTCGGCCGGTCGGCCGAACCGGTCTACGGCGAGGAGGCAGCCCGGCTGGTCACGGGCCGCCGAGTCCTCGTCACCGGCGCCGGAGGCTCGATCGGCAGCGAGCTGGTCCGGCAGTTGTCGCGACTGGGAGTAGGCGAGCTCTTCTTCGTCGACAACGACGAGTACGCGTTGTACTCGCTGCAGCGGGAGTTGTCGGGCAACGCGCTGCTGAACGACTCGCACTTCGTGCTGGCCGACGTCGCCGACGAGGCGAAGCTGAACCGCGTACTCGCCCGGGCGCGGCCGAGCATCGTCTACCACGCGGCGGCTCGTAAGCATCTGCCGCTCCTGGAGAACTCCCCCGAGGCGGCCGTACGGACGAACGTCCTCGGCACCGCGGTCGTCCTGCAGGCGTGCATCGCGCACGGGGTGGAGCGGTTCATCAACATCTCCACCGACAAGGCGGCCCGGCCCACGTCGGTGCTCGGGATGTCCAAGCGGCTGGCGGAGATGGTCGTGGCCGGCAGTGCCGGCAGTGCCGCCGGCGCCACGACGGTCGCCTCGGTGCGCTTCGGGAACGTGCTCGGCAGCCGCGGTTCCTTCGTGGAGACCCTGCGCTGGCAACTCGACGCCGGTCGTCCGGTCACCCTCACCCACCCGGCCGCCTCGCGCTACTTCATGACCATCCCGGAGGCCGCCGGCCTGGTGATCGAGGCGTCCGTGCTGGCCCAGGCGGGTGAGACGTACGTGCTGGACATGGGTGAGCCGGTGCGCATCCTGGACCTCATCCGGCGGTTCGCCGCCCTCTCCGGTGCGCCCGAACCCGAGATCGTGGTCACCGGTCTACGTCCGGGCGAGAAGTTGCACGAGGAGTTGTTCGACCCATCCGAGGCGCAGCGGCCCACGGCGCACCCCCGCATCCGGGAGGTCGACGTGGCCGAGACCGGTGCCGCGTCCTGGGCGGCGATCAGGTCGCTGTGCTCCCGGGCCGCCACCGCGCACCCGGACGAGGTACGCCGGGCGATGGCCGAACTACTGGCCGGCGCCGACCTCGCCGCCCTGGCGAGCTGA
- a CDS encoding glycosyltransferase family 2 protein, which produces MTADLAALSAAVTPANTTATTTALIVLAVVAVPVLAVAVDALASLRARGRVYAFAGTRANSDFEVLVPIWGDIRYLENADYLAAHGNRVVLCTPSGESDDFYSDLYALARQHGFRVFVASFTAPRTGGRRATSGTVRDRLIRDALNLVRAKYVVPLDADTTTVRPLDVLVGELERQGADLASVRLVPLNSDTLLARLQHYEYRLAMQFRFLASWLVSGACHVARTEVLADVMSRHSLFFQGNDVEVGLIARALGYRVAHIPFEVPTTVPATPRGWWWQRLAWAGGEFRLFVVNARFVTRHPWFWVYGGVITIALAPLRWLAVDGVVTSFTLYSSLLCALVLYAGLVAYLHWKHRGPVLLLVPFYMLFVSLVMPLLGVLWYVRMAWQDRNLGIIRPHLVRVAPTSPEPGAGPVAP; this is translated from the coding sequence ATGACAGCAGATCTGGCCGCCCTGTCGGCCGCCGTCACACCCGCCAACACGACAGCCACCACGACCGCCCTGATCGTCCTCGCGGTGGTAGCCGTGCCCGTCCTCGCCGTGGCGGTGGACGCACTGGCGAGTCTGCGGGCACGCGGGCGGGTCTACGCGTTCGCCGGCACCCGGGCGAACTCTGACTTCGAGGTGCTGGTCCCGATCTGGGGCGACATCAGGTACCTTGAGAACGCCGACTACCTCGCGGCACACGGTAACCGAGTGGTGCTGTGCACGCCCTCCGGTGAGAGTGACGACTTCTACTCCGACCTGTACGCGCTGGCACGGCAGCATGGGTTCCGGGTGTTCGTCGCGTCGTTCACCGCCCCGCGGACCGGCGGTCGCCGGGCCACGTCCGGCACCGTGCGGGACCGGCTGATCCGGGACGCGCTGAACCTCGTCCGCGCGAAGTACGTCGTTCCGCTCGACGCCGACACCACGACGGTCCGGCCGCTCGACGTCCTGGTCGGCGAGCTCGAACGCCAGGGCGCCGACCTCGCGTCGGTACGGCTCGTTCCGCTCAACTCCGACACCCTGCTCGCCAGACTCCAGCACTACGAGTACCGGCTGGCGATGCAGTTCCGGTTCCTCGCGTCCTGGCTGGTCTCGGGCGCGTGTCATGTCGCTCGGACCGAGGTCCTCGCCGACGTGATGAGCCGCCACTCGCTGTTCTTCCAGGGCAACGACGTGGAGGTGGGCCTGATCGCCCGGGCGCTGGGCTACCGCGTGGCGCACATCCCGTTCGAGGTGCCGACGACGGTGCCCGCCACGCCTCGGGGGTGGTGGTGGCAGCGGCTGGCCTGGGCCGGCGGGGAGTTCCGGCTGTTCGTGGTGAACGCGCGATTCGTGACCCGGCATCCGTGGTTCTGGGTGTACGGCGGCGTGATCACCATCGCGCTGGCGCCGTTGCGCTGGCTGGCGGTGGACGGCGTGGTCACGAGCTTCACGCTGTATTCGTCGCTGCTGTGTGCGCTGGTGCTGTACGCCGGTCTTGTGGCGTACCTGCACTGGAAGCACCGCGGGCCGGTGCTGTTGCTCGTCCCGTTCTACATGCTGTTCGTCAGTCTGGTGATGCCGCTGCTCGGAGTGCTGTGGTACGTACGGATGGCCTGGCAGGACCGCAACCTGGGCATCATCCGGCCGCACCTGGTGCGGGTCGCACCGACATCACCCGAACCCGGCGCCGGTCCGGTGGCGCCGTAG